The proteins below are encoded in one region of Engystomops pustulosus chromosome 8, aEngPut4.maternal, whole genome shotgun sequence:
- the LOC140074599 gene encoding E3 ubiquitin/ISG15 ligase TRIM25-like has product MASENLREELDCSICLSLYTDPVSLRCGHNFCRSCIVSALDAQEAAGGYSCPDCRAEYPERPAVEKNRKLGNIVERFLSTQSDMEETKVFCSYCIKSQVPAVRSCLQCENSLCDDHLTAHNKTMDHILTEPTVSFGNRKCSIHKKVLEYYCPQDAVCLCVSCCLVGKHRRHQVELLDNASKRKKKKLREYLNKLDLQKGEIQTRVHNLLDHKGKIQKKSSDKRKNVSKIFMDIKEQLEVAEKKTLNEISRQEEEIVSQISDQIKKLEIQEDELCRKMRDIEEMGRITDPIRLLQESDITGCGDDDDEEMEKCDRKISSEDDEDVGLKSDQGMNQSDLRVVEDNKAPVSDHQETTDDLDEALISLTLHRSLRELASGVTSELRFQVPDVLLDVDTANECVEVSEDLKMASDSEAQNKPESPGRFLYYSQVLSKCGLSSGRHYWEVEWNQIGRCEIGVSYPSIGRDGEESGGGDNDKSWCLVLEDAEFAVSHDSVVEMLNSEPTSPTFGVFLDYEAGHLSFYELCDPIRHLHTFTASFTEPLHLLFYVGNEASVIITS; this is encoded by the coding sequence ATGGCGTCAGAAAACTTGAGGGAAGAGCTGGACTGCTCCATCTGCCTGAGCCTCTATACAGATCCCGTATCCCTGAGATGTGGTCACAACTTCTGCCGCTCGTGTATTGTGAGTGCGCTGGATGcacaggaggcggctggaggataTTCCTGTCCTGACTGCAGAGCAGAATATCCCGAGCGTCCGGCCGTGGAGAAGAACAGGAAGCTGGGGAATATAGTGGAGCGTTTCTTATCTACTCAGTCTGATATGGAGGAGACCAAAGTCTTCTGTAGTTACTGTATAAAGTCTCAGGTACCGGCTGTGAGGTCCTGTCTGCAGTGTGAGAACTCTCTCTGTGACGACCACCTGACAGCCCACAACAAGACCATGGATCATATATTGACAGAACCCACCGTCTCCTTTGGTAACAGAAAATGTTCCATCCACAAGAAGGTTCTGGAATATTACTGTCCCCAGGATGCGGTTTGTCTCTGTGTGTCCTGCTGTCTGGTCGGTaaacacaggagacaccaggtGGAACTTCTAGATAATGCTtctaagaggaagaagaagaaactgAGGGAATATCTGAATAAACTAGACCTTCAAAAAGGAGAAATTCAGACAAGAGTCCACAATCTCCTCGACCATAAGGGGAAGATCCAAAAGAAATCTTCTGATAAGAGGAAGAACGTCAGTAAGATCTTTATGGATATTAAGGAACAATTGGAAGTGGCGGAAAAGAAAACGCTGAATGAGATCtccaggcaggaggaggagattgtgTCCCAGATATCTGATCAGATCAAGAAGCTGGAAATACAGGAGGACGAGCTGTGCAGGAAGATGCGTGACATAGAGGAGATGGGTCGCATCACCGACCCAATAAGACTCCTACAAGAAAGTGACATTACCGGATGCGGTGATGACGATGATGAGGAAATGGAGAAATGTGATAGAAAGATCAGCTCTGAAGATGACGAGGATGTGGGACTGAAATCAGACCAAGGAATGAACCAAAGTGATCTGAGAGTGGTGGAAGACAACAAGGCTCCAGTGAGTGACCATCAGGAGACAACTGATGATCTGGATGAGGCTTTGATCTCATTGACCTTACACCGATCTTTGAGGGAACTTGCCTCTGGTGTAACATCGGAGCTCAGGTTCCAGGTACCAGACGTATTGCTGGATGTGGACACTGCTAATGAGTGTGTCGAGGTATCGGAAGATCTGAAAATGGCATCTGATTCCGAGGCACAGAACAAACCAGAATCACCAGGAAGGTTTCTATATTACTCCCAGGTGCTAAGCAAATGTGGTCTCTCCTCAggaagacattactgggaggtggaGTGGAACCAGATAGGAAGATGTGAAATCGGAGTGTCCTATCCCAGTATAGGGAGGGATGGAGAGGAGTCGGGTGGTGGAGATAATGATAAATCTTGGTGTCTGGTCTTAGAAGATGCAGAATTTGCAGTGTCACATGACTCTGTAGTAGAAATGCTCAATTCAGAGCCAACATCTCCAACGTTTGGAGTCTTCTTAGACTATGAGGCCGGGCATCTGTCCTTCtatgagctgtgtgaccccatcaggCACTTGCACACCTTCACCGCCTCCTTCACTGAGCCCCTACATCTCCTCTTCTATGTTGGTAATGAAGCCTCAGTCATTATAACTAGCTAG